The Chlorogloeopsis sp. ULAP01 genome window below encodes:
- a CDS encoding TIGR00300 family protein, with product MNSQIRYLMCPPDHYDVDYVINPWMEGNIHKSSRDRAVEQWHNLHKILKDHAIVDLAPPQKGWPDMVFTANAGLVLGDNVVLSRFLHKERQGEEPYFKQWFEENGYKVYELPKDLPFEGAGDALLDREGRWLWAGYGFRSELDSHPYLAKWLDIEVLSLRLIDERFYHLDTCFCPLTDGYLLYYPAAFDSYSNRLIEMRVAPQKRIAIDETDAVNFACNAVNVDRVVVMNKASDALKARLTEIGFQILETPLTEFLKAGGAAKCLTLRVTEPVREEVHANTLVESRIVRMEGHLLDAGLINRALDLIVDNGGSFQVLNFNLGEQRQSTSKAEVKVTAPSHDVMEEIISQLIDLGAVDLPQDERDAKLEPVTIAGVAPDDFYVTTIYPTEVRIRGEWIKVENQRMDGAIAISQTPQGLVARCKLLRDLEVGEQVVVDVQGIRTIRKTESREKRNAEEFSFMSAGVSSERRVELVVEQVAWELRKIRDAGGKVVVTAGPVVIHTGGGEHLSRLIREGYVQALLGGNAIAVHDLEQAVMGTSLGVDMKRGVAVRGGHRHHLKVINTIRRYGSIAKAVEAGVIQSGVMYECVNNNVPFCLAGSIRDDGPLPDTQMDLLKAQAEYTELLKGAEMILMLSSMLHSIGVGNMTPAGVKMVCVDINPAVVTKLSDRGSVESLGVVTDVGLFLSLLVQQLDKLTSPYTAKVS from the coding sequence ATGAATTCCCAGATTCGCTATTTAATGTGTCCCCCCGACCACTATGATGTTGATTATGTGATTAATCCCTGGATGGAAGGGAATATTCACAAATCATCGCGCGATCGCGCCGTCGAACAGTGGCATAACCTCCATAAAATTCTTAAAGATCATGCAATTGTAGACTTAGCGCCACCGCAAAAAGGTTGGCCTGACATGGTGTTTACTGCCAACGCTGGTTTGGTACTGGGCGATAACGTAGTTCTCAGTCGTTTTTTACATAAAGAGCGCCAAGGAGAAGAACCTTATTTCAAACAGTGGTTTGAAGAAAATGGTTACAAAGTCTACGAACTACCTAAAGACTTGCCTTTTGAGGGAGCAGGGGACGCGCTGCTGGATCGGGAAGGACGTTGGCTATGGGCGGGATACGGCTTTCGCTCAGAATTAGATTCTCATCCCTACCTCGCAAAATGGCTAGATATTGAAGTGTTATCCTTGCGATTGATAGATGAGCGCTTCTATCACCTCGATACTTGCTTTTGTCCGTTAACAGATGGCTATTTACTTTACTATCCTGCCGCTTTTGATTCCTACTCCAATCGTTTAATTGAAATGCGAGTAGCACCCCAAAAGCGGATCGCTATTGATGAAACTGATGCAGTAAACTTTGCTTGCAACGCGGTGAATGTAGATCGTGTTGTAGTGATGAATAAGGCTAGCGATGCATTGAAAGCACGTCTTACCGAGATTGGTTTCCAGATCCTTGAAACACCACTCACAGAGTTTCTCAAAGCGGGTGGTGCAGCAAAATGTCTAACGCTACGGGTAACAGAACCAGTTAGAGAAGAAGTTCATGCCAACACGCTAGTCGAAAGCCGCATCGTTCGTATGGAAGGACACTTGCTTGATGCTGGCTTAATTAACCGTGCCTTGGACTTGATCGTAGACAATGGCGGCAGTTTCCAAGTATTAAATTTCAACTTGGGAGAACAACGGCAAAGTACTTCCAAAGCGGAAGTGAAGGTGACAGCACCTTCCCATGATGTGATGGAAGAAATTATCTCGCAGTTAATTGACTTGGGGGCAGTAGATTTACCTCAAGATGAGCGAGATGCCAAACTAGAACCAGTTACAATCGCTGGTGTTGCTCCTGATGATTTTTATGTCACTACGATTTATCCCACCGAGGTGCGAATTCGCGGCGAATGGATCAAAGTAGAAAATCAACGTATGGATGGCGCGATCGCTATTTCTCAAACCCCCCAAGGTTTGGTAGCACGGTGTAAATTATTGCGCGATTTAGAAGTTGGCGAGCAAGTAGTTGTAGATGTGCAAGGTATCCGCACCATCCGCAAGACGGAATCGCGAGAAAAACGCAACGCTGAGGAATTCAGCTTTATGTCAGCAGGTGTTTCCAGCGAGCGGCGCGTAGAACTAGTTGTGGAGCAGGTAGCTTGGGAATTACGTAAAATCCGCGATGCAGGTGGTAAAGTAGTTGTCACAGCCGGGCCTGTAGTAATTCACACTGGTGGCGGCGAACACTTGTCGCGACTGATTAGAGAAGGATACGTGCAGGCACTGTTGGGTGGTAACGCGATCGCCGTTCATGATCTCGAACAAGCGGTTATGGGTACTTCCCTTGGTGTGGATATGAAACGGGGTGTGGCAGTACGTGGTGGACACCGCCATCACCTCAAAGTGATTAATACCATTCGACGTTACGGTAGCATTGCCAAAGCTGTCGAAGCTGGGGTAATTCAAAGTGGCGTCATGTATGAGTGCGTCAACAATAACGTGCCTTTCTGCCTTGCCGGCTCGATTCGCGATGATGGGCCTTTACCTGATACTCAGATGGATCTGCTCAAAGCACAAGCAGAATACACCGAACTACTCAAAGGTGCAGAGATGATTTTAATGTTGTCATCAATGCTGCACTCTATTGGTGTAGGAAATATGACACCTGCGGGAGTGAAAATGGTGTGTGTGGATATCAACCCAGCAGTTGTGACGAAGTTAAGCGATCGAGGTTCAGTAGAGTCTTTGGGTGTTGTCACAGATGTGGGATTATTCCTGAGTCTTTTGGTGCAGCAGTTGGATAAATTAACAAGTCCGTATACTGCCAAAGTGAGTTAA
- a CDS encoding AraC family transcriptional regulator: MTLILSQTDWNELCQQTPQLRYPSLILDNYEVLLSVPERLGRGYSRHMELLPGVRLSLYNWEFHWDWSLKAPVHDHLVQSLVILSGAIHDEEVYPTLGGQRSYFSGSGISPSYTSRYERSQRLIFVEVHLLPEVLEELFSGMRGTNATLLKLLLKRNDWKVSFFPIVTLGMRQIAQQIMIAPFFGTARRLYLQTKVFDLLELQLQPILSDQTLCYPPPGRKSDTIARIYHAREVLASRLENPPSLFDLARQVGVSDRTLQRGFRDVFGTTVIGYLTQQRMKYAEQFLRAGSCTVAEAANRVGYTHLGHFAAGFKQQFGITPSECLAGKSPGR; the protein is encoded by the coding sequence ATGACCCTGATTCTCAGCCAAACGGACTGGAATGAACTGTGCCAGCAGACTCCTCAACTGCGCTATCCCAGTTTGATACTTGATAATTATGAAGTACTTTTGAGTGTTCCAGAACGTCTGGGTCGGGGCTATAGTCGCCATATGGAATTATTACCAGGGGTACGGCTGAGTTTATATAACTGGGAATTTCATTGGGATTGGTCGCTCAAAGCACCAGTACATGACCATTTGGTGCAATCTTTGGTTATTTTGTCTGGAGCAATCCATGATGAAGAGGTGTACCCCACGTTGGGAGGACAGCGGAGCTACTTCTCTGGTAGCGGTATTTCGCCTTCCTATACCTCACGATATGAGCGATCGCAGCGATTAATTTTTGTTGAGGTTCATCTGCTACCAGAGGTGCTGGAGGAATTATTTTCAGGAATGAGAGGCACAAATGCAACTCTATTGAAGCTACTCCTGAAACGCAATGACTGGAAGGTGTCGTTCTTCCCAATAGTGACGCTGGGAATGCGGCAAATAGCCCAGCAAATCATGATAGCACCATTTTTTGGCACGGCACGGCGGCTGTATTTGCAAACAAAAGTATTTGATCTGCTAGAGTTGCAGCTTCAGCCAATCCTGTCTGACCAAACCCTTTGTTATCCGCCACCGGGGCGCAAATCAGACACGATCGCCCGGATTTATCATGCCAGAGAGGTGCTAGCATCCCGATTAGAGAATCCACCATCGTTGTTTGACTTAGCCCGACAGGTAGGTGTGAGCGATCGCACCCTGCAACGCGGCTTTCGGGATGTGTTTGGTACAACTGTCATCGGCTACCTGACCCAGCAACGAATGAAATACGCTGAACAATTTTTGAGAGCAGGCAGTTGCACCGTTGCAGAAGCAGCAAATCGCGTCGGGTACACCCATCTGGGGCATTTTGCGGCAGGGTTTAAGCAGCAGTTTGGCATTACCCCAAGTGAGTGTTTGGCTGGAAAAAGTCCGGGTCGTTAG
- a CDS encoding N-acetylmuramoyl-L-alanine amidase → MRSLLGLVLLGSILSSTVVVLAQEQSLQVVYPPANYQTSSDKIFFIGTAPPTGQVLINGKPVNRSQSGHFAPSLPLKLGENLFTVSHQNQTVQIKVTRLATQPEVPQGLAFAKDSLTPAKDIARLPGELICFSAIAAPNASVSVKLGNQTIPLSPQLQQVQLPSNLAALTGKNQPSQSTVGKYEGCTTSFGISLSDNTKDVNLGKPQFQLTLNGQTTTQESPGKITILSPAQPQVVAVTTEAGVARTGPSTDYSRLTPLPKGTQAAVTGREGEWLRLDYGGWINSKETTIISGAIPPRSIIRSVGYRPKSDRTEMVFPLQVPVPISVQQGDRTFTLTLHNTTAQTDIIRLDDNPLISRLDWQQVAPGQIQYTFHLKNDQQWGYKLRYEGTSLVLSLRHPPVIPDSKRKPLSGIKILLDPGHGGKESGASGPNRVLEKDVNLVVSKLLRDELVKRGATVVMTREEDREVSLVERQEIINQQEPAIALSIHYNSLPDSGDAENTKGVGTFWYHPQAHSLAVFIQNYLVEKLERPSYGVFWNNLALTRPAAAPSVLLELGFMSNPWEFEWVTDEKEQKKLAKAIAQGIVEWFKSVE, encoded by the coding sequence GTGAGATCACTTTTAGGATTAGTATTATTAGGTTCTATACTTTCTTCTACTGTAGTAGTTTTGGCACAAGAGCAATCCCTTCAGGTTGTTTATCCTCCCGCAAACTACCAGACTAGCAGCGATAAAATTTTTTTCATTGGCACAGCACCACCAACCGGACAAGTTCTCATCAATGGTAAACCGGTAAACCGCAGTCAGTCTGGTCATTTTGCTCCCAGTTTACCCTTAAAGTTGGGAGAAAATCTCTTTACCGTAAGTCACCAAAATCAAACAGTTCAGATTAAAGTAACAAGGCTTGCTACCCAACCTGAAGTACCACAAGGGTTAGCCTTTGCTAAAGATTCCCTGACTCCAGCAAAAGACATAGCCAGACTGCCGGGGGAACTTATTTGTTTTAGCGCGATCGCTGCTCCCAATGCCAGTGTATCTGTGAAATTGGGTAATCAAACAATACCTCTTTCGCCTCAACTTCAACAAGTTCAGTTGCCCAGTAACTTGGCAGCATTGACAGGTAAAAATCAACCTTCTCAATCCACTGTTGGTAAATACGAGGGTTGCACCACTAGTTTTGGTATTAGTTTATCGGATAATACCAAAGATGTGAATTTGGGTAAACCTCAGTTTCAACTTACACTTAATGGTCAAACAACAACTCAGGAAAGCCCCGGAAAAATAACCATTCTTTCACCTGCACAACCGCAAGTTGTCGCAGTCACAACAGAAGCTGGTGTTGCTCGTACCGGGCCAAGCACAGATTATTCTCGACTCACACCGTTACCCAAAGGAACACAAGCCGCAGTCACAGGAAGGGAAGGAGAATGGTTGCGCTTAGACTACGGCGGCTGGATTAATAGTAAGGAAACGACAATTATATCAGGAGCAATTCCCCCGCGCTCAATTATTCGCAGTGTTGGTTATCGCCCCAAGAGCGATCGCACAGAGATGGTTTTTCCTCTGCAAGTTCCCGTGCCAATTTCCGTACAACAAGGTGATCGCACTTTTACCCTCACCCTCCACAATACGACTGCCCAAACAGATATTATTCGTTTAGATGATAACCCCTTAATTTCTCGTCTCGATTGGCAGCAGGTGGCACCAGGACAAATACAATATACCTTTCACCTCAAAAATGACCAGCAGTGGGGATATAAGCTCAGATACGAAGGTACGAGTTTGGTTTTAAGTTTGCGTCACCCACCAGTAATTCCTGACTCAAAACGTAAACCTTTATCTGGAATTAAGATTTTATTAGATCCTGGACATGGTGGGAAAGAATCAGGCGCATCAGGTCCAAATAGAGTTCTGGAAAAAGATGTTAATTTGGTAGTGTCAAAGTTGCTGCGAGATGAGTTGGTGAAGCGAGGCGCAACAGTAGTGATGACACGAGAGGAAGATAGAGAAGTGTCACTAGTTGAACGTCAAGAAATTATCAATCAACAAGAACCAGCTATAGCTTTATCCATACATTACAACTCTCTGCCTGATAGTGGTGATGCCGAAAACACCAAGGGAGTGGGAACTTTTTGGTATCATCCCCAAGCGCACAGTTTAGCAGTATTTATACAAAATTATCTTGTCGAGAAATTAGAGCGTCCATCCTATGGCGTGTTTTGGAATAACTTAGCGCTCACACGCCCAGCTGCTGCGCCATCAGTGTTGCTGGAGTTAGGTTTTATGAGCAACCCTTGGGAATTTGAGTGGGTAACAGATGAGAAAGAACAGAAGAAATTAGCAAAGGCGATCGCACAAGGTATTGTCGAGTGGTTTAAGAGTGTAGAGTAA
- a CDS encoding Rpn family recombination-promoting nuclease/putative transposase — translation MKTDSIFYQIFQNFPGIFFELIGQPAVTGAIYEFISVEVKQTAFRIDGLFLPEPGLIEQPIYFLEIQFQKDNRLYQRLFAEIFLYFSRYDCGNDWRGVVIFKNKSLDPGVPLQYRGLLMSQQVQILYLDELGVEESLGVGVVKLVVENQKKAANFARQLLNKARQEIADELNRQRIIELIETIVLYKFPQMTRQELEAMFGFKELKQTRYFQEVAQEAREQGIQEGRQEGRQEGKLEAVPRLLALGLSVEQVAEALGLSVEQVQQKADEQTST, via the coding sequence ATGAAAACTGACTCCATTTTTTACCAGATATTTCAGAATTTCCCTGGTATTTTCTTTGAACTCATTGGTCAACCTGCTGTAACTGGTGCTATTTACGAATTTATTTCAGTGGAAGTTAAACAAACAGCTTTTCGTATAGATGGTTTGTTTCTTCCCGAACCAGGCTTAATTGAACAACCTATCTATTTTCTCGAAATACAGTTCCAGAAAGATAACAGATTATACCAGCGCTTGTTTGCGGAAATATTCCTTTACTTCTCCAGATATGACTGTGGAAATGATTGGCGTGGAGTGGTGATATTTAAGAACAAGAGTCTAGATCCTGGTGTACCATTGCAGTATCGAGGGTTATTGATGAGTCAGCAAGTACAGATTTTGTACTTAGATGAACTAGGAGTAGAGGAATCCCTCGGCGTGGGTGTGGTTAAATTAGTTGTAGAAAATCAGAAAAAAGCAGCTAATTTTGCTAGACAGTTGCTCAACAAAGCTAGGCAAGAAATTGCCGATGAACTCAACAGGCAGCGAATCATTGAATTGATTGAGACAATAGTCTTATACAAGTTTCCACAAATGACTCGCCAGGAGTTAGAAGCTATGTTTGGATTTAAAGAGTTAAAGCAAACAAGATACTTTCAAGAAGTGGCGCAAGAAGCCAGAGAACAAGGAATACAAGAAGGAAGGCAAGAAGGAAGGCAAGAAGGTAAGCTAGAAGCAGTACCCCGCTTGTTAGCATTGGGGCTGTCTGTGGAACAGGTTGCGGAGGCTTTAGGTTTATCAGTTGAGCAAGTGCAACAAAAAGCAGATGAGCAAACTTCTACTTGA
- a CDS encoding methyltransferase domain-containing protein, whose protein sequence is MNTSKATEKAMPIDKLACQHYLRNYEEYLKPLRDQEIVLLELGVAEGKSLLYWRDFFPKAQIIGLDIHPVQINDPSNRIKVYQGEQQNREVLNKIADEVAPNGFDVIVDDASHIGQFTRISFWHLFENYLKPGGLYFIEDWGCSYWDIYPDGKKYFPQQVDFTWYEKLLNHLLKISFIQNTTLFRKLVNKLRIVLVKKEFPSHQRGMVGFVKELVDECGFPDITNELFGNPPKRPSMIEWMRVSVGHVVIKKAAQK, encoded by the coding sequence ATGAATACAAGCAAAGCTACAGAGAAAGCAATGCCTATTGATAAACTTGCTTGTCAACATTACTTAAGAAATTATGAAGAGTATCTTAAACCCTTGAGAGATCAAGAAATTGTACTGCTTGAGTTAGGAGTAGCTGAAGGTAAATCTTTACTGTACTGGCGTGATTTTTTTCCGAAAGCTCAGATAATTGGTCTTGATATTCATCCAGTACAGATTAACGACCCATCCAACCGGATTAAAGTCTATCAGGGAGAACAACAGAACCGCGAAGTCTTGAACAAGATAGCAGATGAAGTTGCGCCGAACGGTTTTGATGTGATTGTTGATGACGCATCCCACATTGGACAATTTACAAGGATTAGCTTTTGGCATCTGTTTGAGAATTATCTCAAGCCAGGTGGTTTATACTTTATTGAAGATTGGGGATGCAGTTACTGGGATATTTACCCAGACGGGAAAAAGTATTTTCCTCAGCAAGTTGATTTTACCTGGTATGAAAAGCTTCTCAATCATTTGTTGAAGATTTCTTTTATACAGAACACTACTTTATTTCGCAAGTTGGTTAATAAATTGCGTATTGTACTTGTCAAGAAAGAATTCCCTTCACATCAGCGTGGCATGGTTGGATTTGTTAAAGAACTTGTAGATGAGTGTGGATTTCCCGACATAACTAATGAACTTTTTGGCAATCCTCCGAAAAGACCATCAATGATAGAGTGGATGAGAGTCTCTGTCGGTCACGTTGTGATTAAGAAGGCAGCGCAAAAGTAA
- a CDS encoding DUF2085 domain-containing protein: MIQGVAFTRELEIRWVSIVADILLAGMVVGPIAAPFLAASGLPILPTIADIIYFMGSHVCPQPNMGVALAAPFIMAVCMRCYGTVTGLLLTRLLCGITGGKGFYWLHQYGWSGVALATVLMMAYPLELAAEVLGVWSFNNYIVTVFGLITGLAWGLMTMPILHTQEIKSTTLLADEN, translated from the coding sequence ATGATTCAAGGAGTAGCTTTCACAAGAGAGTTAGAAATTCGCTGGGTAAGTATTGTTGCAGATATTTTATTAGCAGGGATGGTGGTAGGGCCAATTGCTGCACCCTTTCTAGCAGCATCTGGATTGCCAATTTTACCTACAATTGCGGACATTATTTATTTTATGGGTAGTCATGTTTGCCCACAACCGAACATGGGTGTAGCCTTAGCTGCACCGTTTATTATGGCTGTGTGTATGCGTTGCTATGGTACGGTAACGGGTTTGCTGCTAACTCGTTTACTGTGTGGGATCACAGGCGGTAAAGGATTTTATTGGTTGCATCAATATGGTTGGAGTGGTGTAGCCCTTGCCACTGTCTTGATGATGGCTTATCCATTGGAATTAGCAGCAGAAGTTTTGGGAGTGTGGAGTTTCAATAATTACATTGTTACAGTCTTTGGGTTGATAACGGGTTTGGCGTGGGGCTTGATGACAATGCCGATATTGCACACTCAAGAGATAAAATCGACAACCTTGTTAGCAGATGAAAACTGA
- a CDS encoding FkbM family methyltransferase → MKGRIIGFLISLYEKLLRIYKKINRIHNFLLDVAEAEIQRKENQKSTYHCVYIQSQNQQFKMILNSPGFVEDTIIRRKTWEPYLSSVICFFMKEDGVFLDIGANIGYHSLYTAASFSNSQCICFEPHPKIYKQLVQNVLVNTALKNICCHNIAVGEQNGEITFYVQRDDSYNRGLSSLAYNYDLGENCDQIKVNIIQLDDFIDENLKSKISVIKIDTQGCEYQVFCGALDTINKSKPIIIFEFEPDYHSADSEGALKNILEKIPDYKILLIDRDLLAIREFEISEVCKHGFEGDFICLPKNDFDFYL, encoded by the coding sequence ATGAAAGGAAGAATAATTGGTTTTTTAATTTCCTTATATGAAAAGCTTTTGAGAATTTATAAAAAAATTAACCGAATTCATAATTTTTTATTAGATGTAGCAGAAGCCGAGATTCAAAGAAAAGAAAATCAGAAATCTACTTATCATTGTGTTTATATCCAGTCCCAAAATCAACAATTTAAAATGATTTTAAACTCCCCAGGTTTTGTGGAAGACACAATTATTAGAAGAAAAACATGGGAGCCTTATTTATCATCTGTTATTTGTTTCTTTATGAAAGAAGATGGTGTGTTCTTAGATATAGGAGCGAATATAGGTTATCACAGTTTATATACAGCTGCTTCTTTTAGCAATTCGCAATGCATTTGCTTTGAGCCTCATCCAAAGATTTATAAGCAACTAGTGCAAAATGTACTAGTTAATACTGCACTTAAAAATATTTGCTGCCACAACATTGCTGTCGGTGAGCAAAACGGTGAGATAACTTTTTATGTGCAACGCGATGATTCTTATAACCGAGGATTATCAAGTCTAGCATACAATTATGACTTAGGTGAAAACTGCGATCAAATCAAAGTAAATATCATTCAACTAGATGATTTTATAGATGAAAATCTCAAAAGCAAAATTAGTGTGATCAAAATAGATACACAAGGGTGTGAATATCAAGTATTTTGTGGTGCTTTGGATACTATTAATAAATCAAAACCCATAATAATTTTTGAATTTGAACCTGATTATCACAGTGCAGATTCTGAAGGAGCTTTAAAAAATATATTAGAGAAGATTCCAGATTATAAGATTTTACTGATTGATAGAGATTTACTGGCAATTAGAGAATTTGAAATTTCAGAGGTTTGCAAACATGGTTTTGAGGGTGATTTTATTTGTCTGCCGAAAAATGATTTTGATTTTTATTTGTAA